A single window of Methylacidimicrobium sp. AP8 DNA harbors:
- the hpnH gene encoding adenosyl-hopene transferase HpnH gives MVPFSQIWTVSSYILKQRLTGRKRYPLVLMLEPLFRCNLACAGCGKVQYPDHILNRRLTPEQCWAAAEECGAPIVSIPGGEPLIHQEIDRIVEGLIARKKYVYLCTNALLLKKKIDLFRPSKYLTFSVHLDGLEEDHDESVCRDGVYKTAVAGIQEAVRRGFRVTVNATFFDGADPERIRRFFDEAMKLGIEGIMFSPGYSYEKAPDQGHFLKREKTRALFREVFRDRKKSWKFNLSPLFLEFLQGNIEYDCTPWGNPTYNIFGWQRPCYLLQDGYAKSFEELMQKTRWEAYGWRSGNPRCADCMVHSGYEASAVNDTFGSFSGLLRTIRASLGKGGGSSSSGMPGTSVRHPENQEEPVSA, from the coding sequence ATGGTGCCCTTCTCGCAAATTTGGACGGTTTCCTCTTATATCCTCAAGCAAAGGCTCACCGGCCGGAAGAGGTATCCGCTCGTTCTGATGCTCGAGCCGCTTTTCCGCTGCAACCTCGCCTGCGCGGGCTGCGGCAAGGTCCAGTACCCGGATCACATTTTGAACCGCCGGCTCACCCCCGAACAATGCTGGGCTGCAGCGGAGGAATGCGGCGCTCCCATCGTGAGCATCCCGGGAGGGGAGCCGCTGATTCACCAGGAGATCGATCGGATCGTAGAAGGGCTGATTGCTCGCAAGAAGTACGTTTACCTTTGCACCAATGCGCTGCTCCTCAAGAAGAAGATCGATCTCTTCCGCCCGTCGAAGTATCTTACCTTCAGCGTTCATCTTGACGGACTCGAGGAAGACCACGACGAGTCCGTCTGCCGGGACGGCGTTTATAAGACGGCGGTCGCCGGGATACAGGAAGCCGTCCGCCGCGGCTTTCGGGTGACGGTGAACGCAACCTTTTTCGACGGAGCCGATCCCGAGAGGATCCGCCGGTTTTTCGATGAGGCGATGAAGCTGGGGATCGAGGGGATCATGTTTTCTCCGGGCTACAGCTACGAGAAGGCTCCGGACCAGGGACATTTTCTAAAGAGGGAGAAGACACGCGCGCTTTTCCGGGAGGTTTTCCGCGATCGGAAGAAGAGCTGGAAGTTCAATCTCTCGCCTCTCTTCCTTGAGTTTCTGCAAGGGAACATCGAGTACGATTGTACTCCCTGGGGCAATCCCACCTATAATATCTTCGGCTGGCAGCGGCCGTGCTATCTCCTGCAGGATGGCTACGCGAAGAGCTTCGAGGAGCTCATGCAGAAGACCCGTTGGGAAGCGTACGGCTGGCGCAGCGGGAATCCGCGGTGCGCCGACTGCATGGTCCATTCCGGCTACGAGGCGAGTGCCGTCAACGACACCTTTGGGTCCTTCTCCGGTTTGCTGCGCACGATTCGCGCGAGCCTGGGCAAGGGTGGAGGTTCCTCGTCGTCGGGAATGCCGGGAACGTCCGTGCGACATCCGGAAAACCAGGAGGAACCTGTATCCGCCTAG
- a CDS encoding twin-arginine translocase TatA/TatE family subunit gives MLWLAFGLPSGSEWFWIFVVVFLLFGAKKLPELARGVGRALGEFHKAREEFEREIHHSLQEPVSKPAPQTTQASSASPASAPAPEGAVPREEKKSA, from the coding sequence ATGCTCTGGTTGGCATTCGGGTTGCCGTCGGGTTCGGAATGGTTTTGGATTTTCGTCGTCGTCTTCCTGCTTTTCGGCGCGAAGAAGCTCCCTGAGCTGGCCCGAGGGGTCGGCAGGGCGTTGGGCGAGTTCCACAAGGCTCGCGAGGAGTTCGAACGGGAGATCCACCATTCGTTGCAAGAACCCGTGAGCAAGCCCGCACCCCAAACAACGCAAGCCTCCTCGGCTTCCCCGGCTTCCGCACCGGCCCCCGAGGGTGCCGTGCCCCGGGAAGAGAAGAAATCGGCCTGA
- the ispG gene encoding (E)-4-hydroxy-3-methylbut-2-enyl-diphosphate synthase has protein sequence MTPVSSPYVPDVSRYTKRESRAVPVGPIQIGGGAPIVIQSMLTSDTMDTGACVREALDLVEAGCELVRITAPTVKDAANLRAIRDELRSRGCPVPLVADIHFKPEAAMEAARWVDKIRINPGNYADRKKFVVRSYTDEEYASAVARLEDAFLPLVHLCQERGIAMRIGTNHGSLSDRILNRYGDTPLGMVESALEYARICRKAGFHRIVFSMKASNPRIMISAYRRLIAVLQELGPDWNYPIHLGVTEAGDGEDGRVKSAVGIGALLADGIGDTIRVSLTEDSVREIPVAEALRALVEEFAGAPRPKEALVPPFDPFSFQRRHSHRWVRNAKVGGGEPVRVAVLEENFAALESASAGTEMVPELGYRPGMAEEVDPEDPATLAELETGAPRLVTVRDGCPYPPLYAFRMLAARIPSRHPILLKDTFFPGEKGDPLRERLNSALQVGALLCDGIGDAVLLRREADPKKALELSYNILQATGNRSFKADFVACPSCGRTLFNLQETTARIRAATGHLKGVKIAVMGCIVNGPGEMADADFGYVGGAPGKVNLYVGKKAVRFNIPQEQAVDSLIALIAEEGKWIDPPRS, from the coding sequence ATGACGCCCGTCTCTTCGCCATACGTTCCCGATGTCTCCCGATACACCAAGCGCGAGTCGCGGGCGGTTCCCGTCGGCCCGATCCAGATCGGTGGCGGAGCTCCGATCGTCATCCAGTCGATGCTGACTTCCGACACGATGGATACCGGAGCCTGCGTGCGGGAAGCCCTCGATCTGGTCGAGGCGGGCTGCGAGCTTGTGCGCATCACCGCCCCGACGGTCAAAGATGCCGCCAATCTGCGGGCGATTCGTGACGAGTTGCGGAGCCGAGGCTGTCCGGTTCCGCTCGTCGCGGACATCCACTTCAAGCCCGAGGCTGCCATGGAGGCCGCCCGCTGGGTGGACAAGATCCGGATCAACCCGGGCAACTATGCGGACCGGAAGAAGTTCGTGGTCCGAAGCTATACCGATGAGGAATACGCGTCCGCGGTCGCGCGGCTCGAGGACGCCTTCCTCCCGCTCGTTCATCTCTGCCAGGAGCGGGGGATCGCCATGCGTATCGGAACGAATCACGGCAGCCTTTCGGATCGCATCCTCAATCGATACGGAGACACGCCTCTGGGGATGGTGGAAAGCGCCCTCGAGTACGCGCGCATCTGCCGCAAGGCCGGCTTTCACCGGATCGTCTTCTCGATGAAGGCCTCCAATCCGCGCATCATGATCTCGGCCTACCGACGGCTGATCGCCGTTCTCCAAGAGCTCGGGCCGGATTGGAACTACCCGATCCATCTCGGGGTAACGGAGGCGGGGGATGGGGAAGACGGCAGGGTAAAAAGTGCCGTCGGCATCGGCGCTTTGCTCGCGGATGGGATCGGCGACACGATCCGCGTGTCCTTGACCGAGGATAGCGTGCGCGAGATCCCCGTGGCCGAAGCCTTGCGAGCCCTGGTCGAGGAGTTCGCCGGCGCCCCGCGCCCCAAGGAAGCGCTGGTCCCGCCCTTCGACCCCTTTTCGTTCCAACGCCGACACTCGCATCGCTGGGTGCGGAATGCCAAGGTGGGCGGAGGAGAGCCGGTTCGCGTCGCCGTCCTCGAGGAGAACTTCGCCGCGCTGGAAAGCGCCTCGGCCGGAACCGAAATGGTGCCCGAGCTCGGCTACCGGCCGGGGATGGCCGAGGAGGTCGACCCCGAGGATCCCGCGACGCTGGCCGAGCTGGAGACGGGCGCGCCCCGCCTGGTGACCGTGCGGGACGGCTGCCCCTATCCGCCGCTGTATGCTTTTCGCATGCTGGCGGCGCGGATCCCTTCGCGCCATCCGATCCTGCTCAAGGATACCTTCTTTCCGGGCGAGAAGGGAGACCCGCTTCGGGAGCGGCTCAACAGCGCCCTTCAGGTAGGAGCCCTTCTCTGCGACGGGATCGGTGACGCGGTTCTGCTGCGGCGGGAAGCCGATCCAAAGAAAGCGCTCGAGCTTTCGTACAACATTCTCCAAGCGACAGGGAATCGGAGCTTCAAGGCCGATTTTGTTGCCTGCCCCTCGTGCGGCAGGACTCTGTTTAACCTGCAGGAGACCACGGCCCGGATCCGGGCGGCGACGGGGCATCTCAAAGGGGTGAAGATCGCGGTCATGGGCTGCATCGTCAACGGCCCTGGGGAAATGGCGGACGCGGACTTTGGCTACGTCGGCGGCGCTCCCGGCAAGGTCAACCTCTACGTCGGAAAAAAGGCGGTGCGCTTTAATATCCCGCAGGAGCAGGCGGTCGATTCTCTGATTGCGCTCATCGCCGAGGAGGGGAAATGGATCGATCCTCCGCGGTCCTGA
- the rseP gene encoding RIP metalloprotease RseP — protein sequence MLPFGEIMRFVGTLLEVLFLFNVLIVVHEWGHFVAARLRGLRVDRFQIWFGAAVWEKEIGGVTYALGWIPAGGFVALPQMAGAELLEGRPAGEEQPLPPAKPWDKIIVALAGPAANVLLAVLFSLVVWVVGRPVSQSEATTTIGYVFPNSPAEKAGLRAGDRILQVDGHPVRRFQGMDDSAIIWNIVRSEESEIPITVERDGRTLTVFVAPVREERGFLRRKGLRQIFILPEETPTIARVFPGSPAAEAGLLPGDQILSVNGQRLLSPIGLNEYILKHPGRPLSLEVARGGRSRVVEIVPEVPVGDTVPRIGIQWDLAGTMSIVHPNPLEQILASVRAMTSTVTAMLSPRSDIKPQHLSGPVGIMRLYYLLFQSPYGWRLALWFSVLFNVNVALLNLMPVPVLDGGHILLSLAEWVRGRPLSVRVLEALQMIFATLIVGFILYVTFFDVQDLPWKGQKGPEMQFPGKSHAPSPSTGK from the coding sequence ATGTTGCCGTTCGGCGAGATCATGCGTTTCGTGGGAACCCTGCTGGAGGTTCTCTTTCTCTTCAACGTCTTGATCGTCGTTCACGAGTGGGGCCACTTCGTGGCGGCTCGGCTGCGCGGGCTGCGTGTGGACCGCTTTCAAATCTGGTTTGGTGCCGCGGTTTGGGAAAAGGAAATCGGGGGGGTGACCTACGCGCTCGGTTGGATTCCGGCGGGGGGGTTCGTAGCGCTTCCCCAGATGGCGGGAGCGGAGCTTCTCGAAGGGAGGCCGGCGGGGGAGGAGCAGCCCCTTCCCCCGGCCAAGCCGTGGGATAAGATCATCGTCGCCTTGGCGGGGCCGGCGGCCAACGTCCTGCTGGCCGTTCTCTTCTCGCTTGTCGTCTGGGTCGTCGGCCGGCCGGTCAGCCAAAGCGAGGCCACGACGACCATCGGGTACGTCTTCCCCAATTCACCTGCGGAAAAAGCGGGGCTGCGGGCCGGTGACCGGATTCTTCAAGTGGATGGGCATCCGGTGCGCCGCTTCCAGGGGATGGACGACAGCGCGATCATTTGGAACATTGTGCGGAGCGAAGAGAGCGAGATCCCCATAACCGTGGAACGGGACGGGAGGACGCTGACCGTCTTCGTGGCACCGGTTCGAGAGGAAAGAGGTTTCCTTAGGCGTAAGGGGTTGCGGCAGATCTTCATCCTGCCGGAAGAGACTCCGACCATCGCCCGGGTCTTCCCGGGGAGTCCCGCCGCGGAGGCGGGATTGCTGCCTGGCGATCAGATCCTCTCCGTGAACGGCCAGCGCCTTCTGTCGCCCATCGGGCTCAACGAGTACATACTGAAGCACCCCGGCCGGCCGCTCTCGCTCGAAGTCGCTCGCGGGGGCCGGAGCCGGGTGGTAGAGATCGTTCCGGAGGTACCTGTAGGTGACACCGTGCCTCGAATCGGAATTCAATGGGATCTGGCCGGCACGATGAGCATCGTCCATCCCAATCCTCTCGAGCAGATCCTCGCCAGCGTGCGGGCAATGACCAGCACGGTGACGGCGATGCTCTCGCCGCGCTCCGACATCAAGCCCCAGCACCTTTCGGGCCCCGTGGGCATCATGCGGTTGTACTATCTGCTTTTTCAAAGTCCGTACGGCTGGCGGCTGGCGCTCTGGTTCAGCGTGCTCTTCAACGTCAACGTGGCCCTCCTCAACCTGATGCCCGTTCCCGTGTTGGACGGCGGGCACATCCTCCTTTCCCTGGCGGAATGGGTGCGCGGCAGGCCTCTGAGCGTCCGCGTCCTGGAGGCGCTCCAGATGATCTTCGCCACCCTGATCGTCGGCTTCATCCTCTACGTGACCTTTTTTGACGTTCAGGATCTCCCTTGGAAGGGCCAGAAGGGGCCGGAAATGCAGTTCCCCGGAAAGAGCCACGCCCCATCCCCATCGACAGGAAAGTAA
- a CDS encoding 1-deoxy-D-xylulose-5-phosphate reductoisomerase codes for MKKRILILGSTGSIGRSALTVVRKLPERLEVVGLAAGRQLDELRAQAEEFRPRAVGLCNPPAGSSWRQGFPGKTKIYEGPAGLFEMVAETEAEMVLVAIVGTAGLGPALAAIRTGKGLALASKEVLVMAGEIVMAEARARNVPILPVDSEHNAVFQCLAGSSGVQIRRILLTASGGPFRTWDARRMAAATVEDALDHPTWKMGKKITIDSATLFNKALEMIEAHWLFGVPFSAIDVVVHPQSIVHSLVEFVDGSHLAQLSRSDMCLPIQYALTYPERLPSPVPFLDLATVGQLSFEQPDHERFPALRLARYAGEAGGTAPCVLNAANEVAVAAFLERRIPFSAIAHCVEAVLDAHKPMKVENLEVLQRVDAEARRAAVEWIRNKGYP; via the coding sequence ATGAAAAAGCGCATCCTGATCCTCGGCTCGACCGGATCGATCGGTCGGAGCGCGCTGACCGTCGTCCGGAAGCTTCCCGAACGACTGGAGGTAGTCGGCCTCGCCGCCGGAAGACAGCTCGATGAGCTGCGGGCGCAGGCCGAGGAGTTTCGGCCTCGGGCGGTCGGACTCTGCAATCCCCCTGCGGGCTCCTCTTGGCGCCAGGGGTTCCCCGGGAAGACGAAAATCTACGAAGGGCCCGCCGGGCTCTTCGAGATGGTGGCGGAAACGGAAGCGGAGATGGTTCTGGTGGCAATCGTGGGCACCGCCGGGCTCGGTCCGGCCTTGGCCGCGATTCGAACCGGAAAGGGCCTGGCCCTGGCAAGCAAGGAAGTGCTGGTCATGGCCGGGGAGATCGTCATGGCGGAGGCGCGGGCACGGAATGTCCCCATCCTGCCCGTCGATAGCGAGCATAACGCCGTGTTTCAATGTTTGGCGGGGAGTTCCGGTGTCCAAATCCGCCGAATCCTGCTTACCGCCTCGGGGGGGCCGTTCCGCACCTGGGATGCCCGCCGGATGGCGGCGGCCACCGTGGAGGATGCGTTGGATCACCCGACCTGGAAAATGGGGAAAAAGATCACGATCGATTCGGCGACGTTGTTCAACAAGGCGCTGGAGATGATTGAGGCGCATTGGCTCTTTGGGGTCCCTTTTTCGGCGATCGACGTCGTCGTCCATCCACAGAGCATCGTTCACTCCCTAGTCGAGTTCGTGGACGGCTCCCACCTGGCCCAACTAAGCCGTTCCGACATGTGCCTGCCGATTCAATATGCGTTGACCTATCCTGAGCGCCTTCCGAGCCCGGTGCCGTTCTTGGACCTGGCGACTGTCGGCCAGCTTTCCTTCGAGCAGCCGGATCACGAGCGCTTTCCGGCGCTGCGGTTGGCCCGCTATGCGGGAGAGGCGGGCGGAACCGCTCCCTGTGTGCTCAACGCCGCCAACGAGGTCGCGGTCGCCGCGTTTCTGGAAAGGCGGATCCCCTTTTCGGCGATCGCGCACTGCGTGGAGGCGGTGCTTGATGCGCACAAGCCGATGAAGGTGGAGAACCTGGAAGTCTTGCAGCGGGTCGATGCGGAGGCGCGTCGAGCCGCCGTTGAGTGGATTCGCAACAAGGGCTATCCTTAA
- the rplT gene encoding 50S ribosomal protein L20 has product MARATNAPASRERRKRVVDQASGFRGRRSKLYRYAKDAIFKAKYWSYRDRKTRKRELRALWIARINAAVRAEGLTYSRFWEGLTKAGIGIDRKVLADLAVRSPAQFSRIAALAKAKVCPPAAPAA; this is encoded by the coding sequence ATGGCCAGAGCAACGAACGCGCCGGCTTCACGCGAGCGGCGCAAGCGCGTCGTAGATCAGGCGAGCGGTTTTCGCGGAAGGCGGAGCAAGCTCTATCGGTACGCAAAGGACGCGATCTTCAAGGCTAAGTACTGGTCCTACCGGGACCGGAAAACGAGGAAGAGAGAGCTGCGGGCGCTCTGGATCGCCAGAATCAATGCCGCTGTCCGAGCGGAGGGGTTGACTTACAGCCGCTTCTGGGAGGGCTTGACGAAGGCCGGGATCGGAATCGACCGCAAGGTGCTGGCCGATCTTGCCGTACGATCCCCGGCGCAGTTCTCTCGGATCGCGGCGCTTGCCAAAGCGAAGGTTTGCCCGCCGGCCGCGCCGGCGGCATGA
- the rpmI gene encoding 50S ribosomal protein L35, translating into MPKAIARRKTKKAVVKRFKVTARGKVLAPRAGRRHLASSKNRKRMRRLGKPKIVRDEDVGHVLESLPFR; encoded by the coding sequence ATGCCGAAGGCGATAGCGCGGAGAAAGACGAAGAAGGCCGTGGTCAAGCGGTTCAAAGTGACGGCTCGCGGGAAGGTGCTGGCTCCCCGTGCCGGGAGGCGGCACCTGGCCTCGAGCAAGAATCGAAAGAGAATGCGCCGGCTGGGAAAGCCGAAGATCGTCCGCGACGAAGATGTCGGGCACGTGCTCGAGAGCCTGCCGTTTCGTTAG
- the infC gene encoding translation initiation factor IF-3, which translates to MRPPYRSFQRQPRVRINQFVRAPEVFVIDSDGKPLGVMSAGDAQAIARRKMLDLVEVAPNAKPPVCKILDYGKFKYEQAKKEKDSKKGSVGTSKLKELQLHINIDAHDYQIKLKQAEGFLWKGMKVRFNLMLRGRENIHKELAVDLMKRVRDDLSHIATGDQDIKPVGRSIVLMLLPLPAQKRRRKYTTEEGETESD; encoded by the coding sequence GTGCGTCCTCCGTATCGTTCTTTTCAGCGGCAGCCTCGGGTGCGGATCAACCAGTTTGTCCGCGCGCCGGAGGTGTTTGTGATCGACTCCGACGGCAAGCCGCTCGGGGTCATGTCCGCGGGCGATGCCCAAGCGATCGCACGTCGCAAGATGCTCGACTTGGTGGAAGTGGCGCCCAACGCCAAGCCGCCGGTCTGCAAGATTCTGGATTACGGCAAATTCAAGTACGAGCAGGCCAAGAAAGAGAAGGACTCGAAGAAGGGGAGCGTCGGCACCTCCAAGCTCAAGGAGCTCCAACTTCACATCAACATCGACGCCCATGATTACCAGATCAAGCTGAAGCAGGCGGAGGGGTTCCTGTGGAAGGGGATGAAGGTGCGCTTCAACTTGATGCTGCGAGGCCGAGAGAACATTCATAAGGAGCTGGCGGTCGATCTGATGAAGAGGGTGCGCGACGATCTCAGCCACATCGCGACCGGAGACCAGGATATCAAGCCGGTCGGCCGCAGTATTGTCTTGATGCTCCTACCCCTGCCCGCACAAAAGAGGAGGCGCAAGTATACCACGGAGGAAGGGGAGACGGAGAGCGATTGA